Proteins from a single region of Streptomyces vinaceus:
- a CDS encoding acyl-protein synthase, with protein MTPSNPHLAPVDVPDAAALGRVQQLCDLADPYTCGPAEEELFAAAMAQTNAWHRERSPFFRSLYDDGARPDTPYRAPLVHANFFKRHEVLSIPEDEVHLHLTSSGTTGQKSQMFFDEWTIRSAQRMVARIFDHNGWITPDQPVNYLLYSYEPARDLNLGTSFTDNYLCDFAPARQVEYALRDTGNGHEFDPFGCVAALRRFAEDDVPVRILGFPAFLWFTLERMRAMGLAPLELPEGSLIILGGGWKGHTDRQIGKDELYARVTEQLGVPSERIRDTFGSVEHCIPYIECSHHNLHAPVWSRVFIRSTRTLEPLPYGERGYLHLVSPYITSVPAQSVVMGDLASLHPGEECGCELTTPWFTIHGRAGVSRNRSCAVAAAELMKGMS; from the coding sequence ATGACCCCCTCGAACCCCCATCTCGCCCCCGTCGACGTCCCCGACGCCGCCGCCCTCGGCCGGGTGCAGCAGCTCTGCGACCTGGCCGACCCCTACACCTGCGGCCCCGCCGAGGAGGAGCTGTTCGCCGCCGCCATGGCGCAGACCAACGCCTGGCACCGCGAACGCTCCCCGTTCTTCCGCAGCCTGTACGACGACGGCGCGCGGCCGGACACCCCGTACCGGGCGCCCCTGGTGCACGCGAACTTCTTCAAGCGCCACGAGGTCCTGTCCATACCCGAGGACGAGGTCCACCTCCATCTGACCTCCTCCGGTACCACCGGGCAGAAGTCGCAGATGTTCTTCGACGAGTGGACCATCCGCTCCGCCCAGCGCATGGTCGCCCGCATCTTCGACCACAACGGGTGGATCACCCCCGACCAGCCGGTCAACTACCTGCTCTACAGCTACGAGCCCGCCCGCGACCTCAACCTGGGCACCTCGTTCACCGACAACTACCTGTGCGACTTCGCCCCGGCCCGGCAGGTCGAGTACGCCCTGCGCGACACCGGCAACGGACACGAGTTCGACCCCTTCGGCTGCGTCGCCGCGCTGCGCCGCTTCGCCGAGGACGACGTACCCGTGCGCATCCTCGGCTTCCCGGCCTTCCTCTGGTTCACGCTGGAGCGGATGCGGGCCATGGGGCTGGCGCCGCTGGAGCTGCCGGAGGGCTCCCTGATCATCCTCGGGGGCGGCTGGAAGGGCCATACCGACCGGCAGATCGGCAAGGACGAGCTGTACGCCCGCGTGACCGAGCAGCTGGGCGTCCCCTCGGAGCGGATCCGGGACACCTTCGGCTCGGTCGAGCACTGCATCCCCTACATCGAGTGCTCCCACCACAACCTCCACGCACCCGTCTGGTCCCGCGTCTTCATCCGTTCGACCCGCACCCTCGAACCCCTCCCGTACGGCGAACGCGGCTACCTGCACCTGGTGTCCCCGTACATCACCTCCGTACCGGCGCAGAGCGTGGTCATGGGCGACCTCGCCTCGCTCCACCCGGGCGAGGAGTGCGGCTGCGAGCTGACCACCCCGTGGTTCACGATCCACGGCCGCGCCGGCGTCAGCCGCAACCGCAGCTGTGCCGTGGCCGCCGCCGAACTGATGAAGGGAATGTCATGA
- a CDS encoding GNAT family N-acetyltransferase yields the protein MTAAIEQATPADIADLRQLYYAVYGPHYPTALGTDPAEMSRLIQDPHTLWLVARCPRTGALAGSAAVHSEPGSRVGRLEGLAVHPDQRGSGLAGQLTEAVCAGTLDAGKLDSVYATVRTVSAGPQRVVARNGFRPLGILPNAVDLSSRESLALYARHSPGVLDRRVPVAEVPAALLPLLRTAEASLGISYADARPTPPLPVVPGPAPRRLEMIEAPAFVRRRFQQHFPDTGRWFYPLHTPNILLTPDDGGFEVYAYLNRTGGYCALVTAHPDPAAAAGWLEPVTRTLTRAGAGYVEALVPLEHHAALSAFAAQGFIAGALYPAMRRDGDGFHDYVVMSRTAEHIDFRGLVVDPPLRPFLDSYVSAWASTHLPVREVAS from the coding sequence ATGACCGCCGCGATCGAGCAGGCCACCCCGGCCGACATCGCCGATCTCCGCCAGCTCTACTACGCCGTCTACGGACCGCACTACCCCACGGCCCTCGGCACCGACCCCGCCGAGATGTCCCGGCTGATCCAGGACCCGCACACCCTCTGGCTCGTCGCCCGCTGCCCCCGTACCGGCGCCCTCGCCGGATCGGCCGCGGTCCACAGCGAACCCGGCAGCCGCGTGGGCCGCCTCGAAGGGCTCGCCGTCCACCCCGACCAGCGCGGATCCGGACTCGCCGGGCAGCTGACCGAGGCCGTCTGCGCCGGCACGCTCGACGCGGGGAAGCTGGACTCCGTGTACGCCACCGTCCGCACCGTCAGCGCCGGTCCCCAGCGCGTCGTGGCCCGCAACGGCTTCCGCCCGCTCGGCATCCTGCCCAACGCCGTGGATCTCAGCAGCCGCGAAAGCCTGGCACTCTACGCGCGTCACTCGCCCGGGGTGCTGGACCGCCGCGTCCCCGTCGCCGAGGTCCCCGCCGCCCTCCTGCCGCTGCTGCGCACCGCCGAGGCCAGCCTCGGCATCAGCTACGCGGACGCCCGGCCGACGCCCCCGCTGCCGGTGGTCCCCGGACCGGCGCCGCGCCGACTGGAGATGATCGAGGCGCCGGCCTTCGTCCGCCGCCGCTTCCAGCAGCACTTCCCCGACACCGGCCGCTGGTTCTACCCGCTGCACACCCCCAACATCCTGCTCACCCCCGACGACGGCGGGTTCGAGGTGTACGCCTACCTCAACCGCACCGGCGGCTACTGCGCCCTGGTCACCGCCCACCCCGACCCGGCGGCCGCCGCCGGCTGGCTGGAGCCGGTCACCCGTACCCTGACCCGCGCCGGCGCCGGCTACGTCGAGGCCCTCGTACCACTGGAACACCACGCGGCGCTCTCCGCCTTCGCCGCCCAGGGGTTCATCGCCGGGGCCCTGTATCCGGCCATGCGCCGCGACGGGGACGGCTTCCACGACTACGTGGTGATGTCCCGGACCGCCGAACACATCGATTTCCGCGGGCTCGTCGTCGACCCGCCGCTCCGGCCCTTCCTCGATTCCTATGTGTCGGCCTGGGCGTCGACGCATCTGCCCGTACGTGAGGTTGCTTCATGA
- a CDS encoding MFS transporter, whose protein sequence is MAIDSQTTTTTTTATTTATATTTATATATATATATATATAAPVAERLSGRAKLVLFVLCAAQFMVALDFSVLNVALPVLGKDLGLSRSALQWAVTAFALPSGGFLLLFGRIADLYGRKKLFLTGLALFGVASLLATLAWGPASFLAGRALQGLGAAVIVPTGMSLLTTTFPEGPLRDKALGISGTLLSLGFTIGMVLGGVMTDTLGWRSTMGLLAVTAVIVLALAPGLLPESRTPDRPRLDVPGAVTVTGGLLALIYSLSTAAQRGFGGADVWGTLLAGLALLAAFAVVESKSPAPLVSLPMLKRPTVAWGNVGGLVTFSMMSTVVFVLTLYLQETLELSPFRTGLVFGVQGVASAFAGSYAPKVIGRFGARRTLTGSLLGQGLFTAALLAVGTGSGALLATVAVSVASMFHLGAIISYGLTVTSGVPDGEQGLATGLVTTTQQVGLTIGIPLLGVLATTQASLFGGVRTVLAIDAALVVAAAVLVGAGLGGGRTRKA, encoded by the coding sequence ATGGCGATCGACTCCCAGACAACGACGACAACGACAACGGCAACGACGACGGCAACGGCAACGACGACCGCGACGGCGACCGCGACGGCGACCGCGACGGCGACCGCGACGGCGACGGCGGCCCCCGTGGCCGAACGGCTCAGCGGCCGGGCCAAGCTGGTCCTCTTCGTGCTCTGCGCCGCCCAGTTCATGGTGGCGCTCGACTTCTCCGTACTGAACGTGGCCCTGCCCGTGCTCGGCAAGGACCTGGGCCTGAGCCGGTCGGCCCTCCAGTGGGCGGTCACCGCCTTCGCACTGCCCTCCGGCGGCTTCCTCCTCCTCTTCGGCCGGATCGCCGACCTGTACGGCAGGAAGAAGCTGTTCCTGACCGGCCTCGCCCTCTTCGGCGTCGCCTCGCTGCTGGCCACCCTGGCCTGGGGCCCGGCGTCCTTCCTGGCCGGTCGCGCCCTCCAGGGCCTCGGTGCGGCGGTCATCGTGCCCACCGGCATGTCCCTGCTGACCACGACGTTCCCCGAGGGCCCGCTGCGCGACAAGGCCCTCGGCATCTCCGGCACCCTGCTCTCCCTCGGCTTCACCATCGGCATGGTCCTGGGCGGAGTCATGACCGACACCCTCGGCTGGCGCTCGACCATGGGGCTGCTCGCGGTCACCGCAGTGATCGTGCTCGCCCTCGCCCCCGGACTGCTGCCCGAGTCGCGCACCCCCGACCGGCCGCGCCTGGACGTACCCGGCGCCGTCACCGTCACCGGCGGCCTGCTCGCGCTGATCTACTCCCTGTCCACGGCGGCCCAGCGCGGCTTCGGCGGCGCGGACGTATGGGGCACGCTGCTCGCCGGACTGGCCCTGCTCGCCGCCTTCGCCGTGGTGGAGTCGAAGAGCCCGGCGCCGCTGGTCTCGCTGCCGATGCTGAAGCGGCCCACCGTCGCCTGGGGCAACGTCGGCGGCCTGGTGACCTTCTCGATGATGTCGACGGTCGTCTTCGTCCTGACCCTGTACCTCCAGGAGACGCTGGAGCTGTCCCCCTTCCGGACGGGTCTGGTCTTCGGCGTCCAGGGCGTCGCCTCCGCCTTCGCGGGCTCGTACGCACCCAAGGTCATCGGCCGCTTCGGCGCCCGGCGCACGCTGACCGGATCGCTGCTCGGCCAGGGCCTGTTCACCGCCGCGCTGCTCGCCGTGGGCACCGGGTCGGGCGCGCTGCTGGCGACGGTCGCCGTGTCGGTGGCCAGCATGTTCCACCTCGGAGCGATCATCTCGTACGGGCTCACCGTGACCAGCGGCGTGCCCGACGGGGAACAGGGGCTGGCGACCGGCCTGGTCACCACGACGCAGCAGGTGGGCCTGACGATCGGAATCCCGCTGCTCGGGGTGCTCGCCACCACGCAGGCCTCGCTCTTCGGCGGGGTGCGCACGGTCCTGGCGATCGACGCGGCGCTGGTGGTCGCGGCGGCGGTGCTGGTGGGAGCGGGCCTGGGCGGCGGCCGTACGCGCAAGGCCTGA
- a CDS encoding phenylacetate--CoA ligase family protein, producing MPVQQFSDLVRFARDRSPFYAGLYADLPPHVSRVTDVPVVDQDAFWAANTVNDNRVLTAPLGEAVVFKTGGTTGTPRFSCYTREEWREFVTAFGSGMVDAGLRPGHRVADLFYAGELYASFLFILDSLAHAPVANVRLPIGGAAPVDSTLTTIEDFGADVLAGTPTTLCRIAEHLVCAGRELPGVEFLFFGGEALFEDQRRLLAAAFPRATPRSLGYASVDGGLLGRPVPGTDEDSRTHRPFAPHTLVEILDETTGEPIREPGRPGRVVVTQLYRRLMPVIRYPAGDRAEWTGAEGGAFRILGRAEEGVRVGPVSLYAQDVMNAVAEADVHGLVTGTQLVVRRWEGRDGLVLRLATAPGQDPADLEALAKAVVTGLDAARPLYPDSVGAGFVHPLRVEWAGHRDLVVNPRTGKLVRVLDERPTS from the coding sequence ATGCCCGTCCAGCAGTTTTCAGACCTCGTGCGTTTCGCCCGCGACCGTTCCCCTTTCTATGCCGGGCTCTACGCGGACCTGCCACCGCACGTGAGCCGCGTCACCGACGTGCCCGTCGTGGACCAGGACGCGTTCTGGGCCGCCAACACCGTGAACGACAACCGCGTCCTGACCGCCCCCCTCGGGGAAGCCGTCGTGTTCAAGACCGGCGGTACGACCGGGACGCCGCGGTTCTCCTGCTACACCCGGGAGGAATGGCGGGAGTTCGTCACCGCCTTCGGCTCCGGCATGGTCGACGCGGGCCTGCGGCCCGGCCACCGGGTCGCCGACCTCTTCTACGCGGGTGAGCTCTACGCCAGCTTCCTTTTCATCCTGGACTCGCTCGCCCACGCCCCCGTCGCCAACGTCCGCCTCCCCATAGGCGGCGCCGCACCCGTCGACTCGACGCTCACCACGATCGAGGACTTCGGCGCCGACGTGCTCGCCGGGACCCCGACCACGCTGTGCCGCATCGCCGAGCACCTGGTCTGCGCCGGCCGTGAACTGCCGGGCGTGGAATTCCTGTTCTTCGGCGGTGAAGCACTCTTCGAGGACCAGCGCCGGCTCCTCGCGGCCGCCTTCCCCCGGGCCACGCCCCGTTCGCTCGGCTACGCCAGCGTCGACGGCGGGCTCCTGGGGCGGCCGGTGCCCGGAACGGACGAAGACAGCCGTACGCACCGCCCGTTCGCCCCGCACACCCTCGTCGAGATCCTCGACGAGACGACCGGCGAGCCGATCCGCGAGCCGGGCCGCCCCGGCCGGGTCGTCGTCACCCAGCTCTACCGCCGCCTCATGCCCGTCATCCGCTACCCCGCCGGCGACCGCGCCGAGTGGACCGGTGCCGAGGGCGGGGCCTTCCGCATCCTCGGCCGCGCGGAGGAAGGCGTCCGCGTCGGACCCGTCTCGCTGTACGCGCAGGACGTCATGAACGCCGTGGCGGAGGCCGACGTCCACGGCCTCGTCACCGGCACGCAGCTCGTCGTACGCCGCTGGGAGGGCCGCGACGGCCTCGTACTGCGCCTGGCCACCGCCCCCGGCCAGGACCCGGCCGACCTGGAGGCCCTGGCCAAGGCGGTCGTCACCGGGCTCGACGCCGCCCGGCCGCTCTACCCCGACAGCGTCGGCGCCGGGTTCGTGCACCCGCTCCGCGTCGAATGGGCCGGCCACCGCGACCTGGTGGTCAACCCCCGCACCGGCAAGCTGGTCCGCGTCCTCGACGAGAGGCCGACCTCGTGA
- a CDS encoding glyceraldehyde-3-phosphate dehydrogenase, with translation MTVNDDSFTNWKNREEIAESMIPIIGKLHRERDVTILLHSRSLVNKSVVSILKTHRFARQIAGEELSVTETLPFLQALTTLDLGPSQIDIGMLAATYEADDRGLSVERFTAEAVAGATGANKIERGEGRDVVLYGFGRIGRLVARLLIEKAGSGNGLRLRAVVVRGGGEADLVKRASLLRRDSIHGQFQGTITVDEASSTIVANGNAIKVIYANDPSEVDYTAYGIKDAILIDNTGKWRDREGLSKHLRPGIDKVVLTAPGKGDVPNIVHGVNHDTIKPDEQILSCASCTTNAIVPPLKAMDDEYGVLRGHVETVHSFTNDQNLLDNYHKADRRGRSAPLNMVITETGAASAVAKALPDLKAPITGSSIRVPVPDVSIAILSLRLGRETTREEVLDYLRDVSLNSPLKRQIDFTTAPDAVSMDFVGSRHSSIVDAGATKVDGDNAILYLWYDNEFGYSCQVIRVVQHVSGVEYPTYPAPAV, from the coding sequence GTGACTGTCAATGACGACTCGTTCACCAACTGGAAGAACCGCGAGGAGATCGCGGAGTCGATGATCCCGATCATCGGGAAGCTGCACCGTGAGCGGGACGTGACGATCCTGCTGCACAGCCGCTCCTTGGTGAACAAGTCGGTGGTCAGCATCCTGAAGACCCACCGATTCGCCCGTCAGATAGCCGGCGAGGAGCTCTCCGTCACGGAGACCCTGCCGTTCCTGCAGGCGCTCACCACGCTGGACCTGGGCCCCTCCCAGATCGACATCGGCATGCTCGCCGCCACGTACGAGGCCGACGACCGCGGCCTGTCCGTGGAGCGCTTCACCGCCGAGGCCGTCGCCGGCGCCACCGGCGCCAACAAGATCGAGCGCGGCGAGGGCCGCGACGTGGTCCTGTACGGCTTCGGCCGCATCGGCCGCCTCGTCGCCCGCCTCCTGATCGAGAAGGCCGGCTCCGGCAACGGGCTGCGCCTGCGTGCCGTCGTCGTCCGCGGGGGCGGCGAGGCCGACCTCGTCAAGCGCGCCTCGCTGCTGCGCCGGGACTCCATCCACGGCCAGTTCCAGGGCACGATCACGGTCGACGAGGCGAGCAGCACCATCGTCGCCAACGGCAACGCGATCAAGGTGATCTACGCCAACGACCCGAGCGAGGTCGACTACACGGCGTACGGCATCAAGGACGCCATCCTCATCGACAACACCGGCAAGTGGCGCGACCGCGAGGGCCTCTCCAAGCACCTGCGCCCCGGTATCGACAAGGTCGTCCTGACCGCTCCGGGCAAGGGCGACGTCCCGAACATCGTGCACGGCGTCAACCACGACACGATCAAGCCGGACGAGCAGATCCTGTCCTGCGCCTCCTGCACCACCAACGCGATCGTCCCGCCGCTCAAGGCCATGGACGACGAGTACGGCGTGCTGCGCGGTCACGTGGAGACCGTCCACTCGTTCACCAACGACCAGAACCTGCTGGACAACTACCACAAGGCCGACCGCCGCGGCCGCTCCGCGCCGCTGAACATGGTGATCACCGAGACCGGTGCCGCCTCGGCCGTGGCCAAGGCGCTGCCCGACCTCAAGGCGCCGATCACCGGCAGCTCGATCCGCGTCCCCGTCCCGGACGTCTCGATCGCGATCCTGAGCCTGCGCCTGGGCCGCGAGACCACCCGCGAGGAGGTCCTCGACTACCTCCGTGACGTCTCGCTGAACTCCCCGCTGAAGCGCCAGATCGACTTCACGACCGCTCCCGACGCGGTGTCGATGGACTTCGTGGGCTCGCGCCACTCGTCGATCGTCGACGCCGGTGCCACCAAGGTCGACGGCGACAACGCGATCCTCTACCTCTGGTACGACAACGAGTTCGGCTACTCGTGCCAGGTCATCCGGGTCGTCCAGCACGTCTCCGGCGTCGAGTACCCGACGTACCCGGCCCCGGCGGTCTGA
- a CDS encoding helix-turn-helix transcriptional regulator, with protein MSRRARVTPTEAGLPDGGARRRTPGLRREEVAVLAGVGVSWYQWLEQGRDITVSPQVLDSVGRVLKLSSAERRHLYVLAGLNPPALEVAPADRDMCDGLKRLIDAWMPFPAHIMDAYWNTVLYNDAAALVLGMRPEIVQNCLIAFFTDPIYKARSPHWEDIACVVVAQYRAASSEWPEDEGFQAVIEEARELSPEFAQLWDQRDIRPGGQVRKEIEHPVVGTLYVESTQLRVPARPDLSIVLHTPLPATDTAEKLEWLTSAEGRRGTMYPIAG; from the coding sequence ATGAGCAGACGGGCCCGGGTCACCCCCACGGAGGCGGGTCTGCCGGACGGCGGGGCCCGCCGACGCACCCCGGGCCTGCGCCGCGAGGAGGTCGCCGTGCTCGCGGGGGTCGGGGTCTCCTGGTACCAGTGGCTGGAACAGGGCCGCGACATCACGGTGTCCCCGCAAGTGCTCGACTCGGTGGGCCGGGTCCTCAAGCTGTCCAGCGCCGAGCGCCGGCACCTGTACGTACTGGCGGGGCTCAACCCGCCCGCGCTCGAAGTGGCCCCGGCCGACCGGGACATGTGCGACGGGCTGAAGCGGCTGATCGACGCCTGGATGCCGTTCCCCGCCCACATCATGGACGCGTACTGGAACACGGTCCTCTACAACGACGCCGCCGCGCTCGTGCTCGGCATGCGCCCGGAGATCGTGCAGAACTGCCTCATCGCGTTCTTCACCGACCCCATCTACAAGGCCCGTTCGCCGCACTGGGAGGACATCGCGTGCGTCGTGGTCGCCCAGTACCGGGCGGCGAGCTCGGAATGGCCCGAGGACGAGGGGTTCCAGGCCGTCATCGAGGAGGCGCGGGAGCTCAGCCCCGAGTTCGCGCAGCTGTGGGACCAGCGGGACATCCGGCCCGGCGGCCAGGTCCGCAAGGAGATCGAGCACCCGGTCGTGGGCACGCTGTACGTGGAGTCCACGCAGCTGCGCGTACCGGCGCGGCCCGACCTGTCGATCGTGCTGCACACCCCGCTGCCGGCCACCGACACGGCGGAGAAGCTGGAGTGGCTGACCTCGGCGGAGGGGCGCCGGGGAACGATGTACCCGATCGCCGGCTGA
- a CDS encoding alpha/beta fold hydrolase → MRGRTPLLTASLVATALAVLPGCGSPPALRGAPAASATGPSRDPGEFSREVDVGDGRRLWLSCKGSGAPTVVLESGLHDSSDTWTLTDTRPPVPKAPAVFPGVAAFARVCTYDRPGTVRYTNPPALTTRSTRQSGKRSLGAMADDLDRLLTAAHVPGPYLLVGHSFGGMITRLYAQRHPRKTAGLVFVDAFGTDMQPYFGARWPAYLKLLDNPGTPFDSDPAFEKVDIDGAVGAVRAAKPLPKVPMAVLSKTEPFAAPAGTAKALLAPLERSWPAVQQTLVELGEQTPHLLATGSDHYVQLHDPDLTISAIRLVAGRIRFGR, encoded by the coding sequence ATGCGAGGGCGGACCCCGCTCCTGACCGCCTCGCTGGTCGCGACGGCACTGGCCGTGCTGCCCGGGTGCGGCAGCCCGCCGGCGCTCCGGGGCGCCCCGGCCGCGTCCGCCACCGGCCCGAGCCGGGACCCGGGGGAGTTCTCCCGCGAAGTCGACGTGGGCGACGGCCGCAGGCTCTGGCTGAGCTGCAAGGGGAGCGGCGCCCCGACGGTCGTCCTGGAGTCCGGGCTGCACGACTCCTCCGACACCTGGACCCTCACCGACACCCGGCCGCCCGTTCCGAAGGCACCTGCGGTGTTCCCCGGCGTCGCGGCCTTCGCGCGGGTGTGCACGTACGACCGGCCCGGGACCGTCCGCTACACGAACCCGCCCGCGCTCACGACCCGCAGCACGCGACAGAGCGGCAAGCGCTCCCTCGGCGCGATGGCCGACGACCTCGACCGGCTGCTGACGGCGGCGCACGTACCCGGCCCCTACCTGCTCGTCGGCCACTCCTTCGGCGGGATGATCACGAGGCTGTATGCGCAACGGCATCCGCGGAAGACGGCCGGCCTCGTCTTCGTCGACGCCTTCGGCACCGACATGCAGCCGTACTTCGGCGCGCGGTGGCCGGCGTACCTGAAGCTGCTCGACAACCCCGGTACGCCCTTCGATTCCGACCCGGCGTTCGAGAAGGTGGACATCGACGGCGCCGTCGGCGCGGTGCGGGCGGCGAAACCGCTGCCGAAGGTACCCATGGCCGTACTCAGCAAGACGGAACCCTTCGCGGCTCCGGCCGGCACGGCGAAGGCCCTCCTGGCACCGCTGGAGCGGTCCTGGCCCGCGGTCCAGCAGACCCTGGTGGAGCTGGGGGAGCAGACCCCACACCTCCTGGCCACGGGAAGCGACCACTACGTACAGCTGCACGACCCGGACCTGACGATCAGTGCCATCCGCCTGGTCGCGGGCCGGATCCGTTTCGGCCGCTGA
- a CDS encoding molybdopterin-dependent oxidoreductase yields the protein MGDGAGEIFPWRCAHRRSFDELSALPGVTVETDLHCASGTTSTDHEFFGIAAGTILDLAPPAPEVTHVMAWAEYGYSANLRLADFTSERTVLATHHGGEPLTVEHGFPLCLVVPHLYGYKGPKWLRAIEYMTADRRGFWEERGYHNIADPWTEQRHSYQEE from the coding sequence ATCGGTGACGGGGCTGGCGAGATCTTCCCGTGGCGGTGCGCTCACCGCCGGTCGTTCGACGAATTGTCGGCGCTGCCCGGCGTCACCGTCGAGACCGACCTGCACTGCGCCTCGGGTACCACCTCCACGGACCACGAATTCTTCGGGATCGCCGCCGGCACGATCCTGGATCTCGCTCCCCCGGCCCCCGAGGTCACGCACGTCATGGCCTGGGCGGAGTACGGGTACAGCGCCAACCTGCGCCTCGCCGACTTCACCTCGGAGCGGACCGTGCTGGCCACCCACCACGGCGGCGAGCCCCTCACCGTCGAGCACGGCTTCCCGCTGTGCCTGGTCGTACCGCACCTGTACGGCTACAAGGGGCCGAAATGGCTGCGCGCGATCGAGTACATGACCGCCGACCGGCGCGGGTTCTGGGAGGAGCGCGGCTACCACAACATCGCCGATCCCTGGACGGAGCAGCGCCACTCCTACCAGGAGGAGTAG
- a CDS encoding MFS transporter has protein sequence MTTTPTPAQTPAPPPPTGRALPLVLRNRAFGTVWLGQVLTQAGVRMFQVGISWWLISEAVSGDGGFAAGLFMAVSTLPAVVLAPLVARAVARFAHRSLLRTAAAGAGAAAAALAVWAGASDLPVAAAYCAALALATCQAFFDPCLTTSVPELVDDADIEAATGFELSTQSLASLGGALLGALVVDAAGVAGLAVGCAAAYTTAALLIATVRFRIAGADAAGQPDTADGAQAAPRRTLRGLLGSLPYVRGVLLCFTAANLFTTAVFVVMPLYTASVLHGDGATVALLEASLGVGTLVGSFTGARVPGRPAVVGTACLGAMAAALALPGLIAARPVIAGSLLLTGWCVGVIGVRFVALFQRLVPAADKPAFFAVMQAVLGATFPVASLLFGFLGDHFSARTLCLIQAAGLLPAALALALLPGHARPAGTPDPAPELDPVPEPEPAPDQAPAPEAVPAGGLR, from the coding sequence GTGACGACGACACCCACACCGGCGCAGACGCCTGCCCCGCCCCCGCCCACGGGCCGCGCACTTCCCCTCGTCCTGCGCAACCGCGCCTTCGGCACCGTATGGCTCGGCCAGGTCCTCACCCAGGCCGGTGTGCGCATGTTCCAGGTGGGCATCTCCTGGTGGCTCATCAGCGAGGCCGTATCCGGCGACGGGGGCTTCGCGGCCGGGCTGTTCATGGCCGTCAGCACGCTGCCCGCCGTGGTCCTGGCCCCGCTCGTCGCCCGCGCCGTCGCGCGCTTCGCCCACCGCTCGCTGCTGCGCACCGCCGCTGCGGGAGCGGGAGCGGCCGCCGCGGCACTGGCCGTCTGGGCCGGCGCGAGCGACCTCCCGGTCGCCGCGGCCTACTGCGCCGCCCTCGCCCTGGCGACCTGCCAGGCCTTCTTCGACCCCTGCCTGACCACCTCCGTGCCCGAACTGGTCGACGACGCGGACATCGAGGCCGCCACCGGTTTCGAACTGTCCACCCAGTCACTGGCGAGCCTCGGCGGAGCTCTTCTCGGCGCCCTGGTCGTGGACGCGGCCGGAGTGGCCGGTCTCGCCGTGGGCTGCGCCGCCGCCTACACGACGGCCGCCCTGCTCATCGCGACCGTACGGTTCCGCATCGCCGGCGCCGACGCCGCCGGGCAGCCGGACACCGCCGACGGGGCGCAGGCGGCGCCGCGCCGGACACTGCGCGGGCTGCTCGGCTCCCTGCCGTACGTCCGGGGCGTCCTGCTCTGCTTCACCGCGGCCAACCTCTTCACCACGGCCGTCTTCGTCGTCATGCCGCTCTACACCGCCTCGGTCCTGCACGGCGACGGCGCCACCGTCGCCCTCTTGGAGGCCTCGCTGGGCGTGGGCACGCTCGTCGGCTCCTTCACCGGCGCCCGGGTCCCCGGCCGGCCCGCCGTGGTCGGCACCGCGTGCCTGGGCGCGATGGCCGCGGCCCTCGCCCTCCCCGGCCTGATCGCGGCGCGGCCCGTCATCGCCGGCTCGCTGCTGCTGACCGGCTGGTGCGTCGGGGTGATCGGGGTCCGCTTCGTGGCCCTGTTCCAGCGGCTGGTCCCGGCCGCCGACAAGCCCGCGTTCTTCGCCGTCATGCAGGCCGTCCTCGGCGCGACGTTCCCGGTCGCCTCGCTGCTCTTCGGCTTCCTCGGCGACCACTTCTCCGCCCGGACGCTGTGCCTGATCCAGGCGGCCGGACTGCTGCCCGCCGCCCTCGCCCTGGCCCTGCTGCCCGGCCACGCCCGCCCGGCCGGCACACCCGACCCGGCTCCCGAGCTGGATCCCGTACCGGAACCCGAACCGGCTCCCGACCAGGCCCCCGCCCCGGAGGCCGTCCCCGCAGGAGGCCTGCGATGA